CCCCAGGTGCGTGAGGAGCGCGCGCAGCAGCCGGTGCAGCGCGCCAAAGTCCACCACGCCCGCGCGGGGGGTCCCGAAAGCCAATTCTAGCAACTCTCTGAACGTGACGTCGTCCTGCGACATCTCGACTGCATGAAGTGTGTACGTGTACATGTGATACACTGCGTCCACGGTCGCTAGGCAACGTGAGGTGCGTTCGCTGGACGCAGGAATAAGCACATGTGTAAAAACTTAGTAAAGTTACTGTGTGTTGTATAACAATGCAGTAAAGTGATGTTGTATACGAATATAGTTAAGTTATGTTGTCAATCAACAAATGTAGTAAAGTATTATGTGGTATAAAAATATAGTAGTCATGTTGTATAAAAATTTCAAgttattttaaatacaaataaagtagTTATGTCATAAAAATGTAGTAAAGTTATATTGTATACAAATATATtagttatgttgtaaaaaaaatgtagttaagttatgttaaataaaaatatatataaaaatgtagtaAAGTTATGTCATATAAAAATGTAGTAAAGTTATGTCATAAAAATGTACTAAAgttattttaaatacaaatagTTATGTCATAAAAATGTAGTAACGTTAGGTTGGATAAAAATATACGTTATGTTGTATAAAAATTTAGCAAAGgtattttaaatacaaatagTTATTTCATAAACATGTAGTAAAGTTAGGTTGTATAAAAACATATTAAAGATATGTTTTCTTCATCTTTATTGGAAACTTCAATTGGCTTTGTTTGTCTTTTCCCTTCTTGGCATcaacaacaaacaggaagtgacgcgtttaaacaaacaggaagtgatgtgttcaaacaggaagtgatgcgtTCAAACAGAAAGCAAAAGTCCAGAGCAGCTCAGATTCCCTTCTTCAAGTGCAAGAAGACTGTTCCCATCATGCCTCAGCGTGACAAAGTCCAGCTTCCGGTCTGTAGACACGCCCCTCGCCATCAGATGCTGTCGTAGTCCGAGTCCCGGCAGGTGGAGCGTGCATGTCGCTCGGCCGAGAAGAAGGTGAGCGTGCCCAGGAAGCCGACGACCACCAGGATGAGCAGCTGCCAGTGCAGCAACAGGAAGTTGCTGTAGAAGAACGCCAAAGCTGCCAGGACGGACTGAGGAGACAAGATGGCGGATGAGCAGACAGGCACCCCTCTTGCGAGGACTTGAACGTCACACCTGGATGAATTTGAAGATGGCGAAGGCGGGGGCGCTGTTGTCTCTGAAGGTGAAGCCGATGATGCTGAGGAGCTGCGTGTTGAAGCAGCTGTCGCCGAAACCCAACAGGAAGCTGCACAGCAAGGCCACGCCCACACtggaacacgcacacacagagttCAGGAATCAAACGGCCACTTTATTAGGAACCCAATGTCCCTAATGAAGCGGCCACAGCGTGTACTTGGGCGTCACCTGGGCTCCAGGAAGGCTCGCAGGTCGGTCCCCGACTCGGGCGCCAGCGGAGCGTCGTTGGCGATGTTGAGGAAGATGAGGTAGAACGCCACGTAGTGAGTGACCAGGCCCAGCAGCACCACCGGGCTCCTCCCGAAGCGGTTGCACTTGTCCAGCAACCCGAACACGCCCCCTCCTGGCGAGGGACACCCGGCTGGGTCAAAGTTCACGGGAGAGTGGGCGTCGGTGCCGCGGGCTCACCTAAGATCTCCCCCAGGCCGATGCAGATGCCCGAGATTCCGATCAGACTCTTAGCGTCCTGACCGAAGCGTGTCATGGCGCCGACACACGTGCCGTACACGCCGCTGTAGAAGGTGAGCTCCAAACCTGCGGGATTGACAAGCCGTGACCAATCAGGGCTTGACTTTCCCGTAAAAGAGGGgaggggccacacacacacacacacacacacacacacacacacacacacacacacacacacacacacacacacacacacacacacacacacacacacacacacacacacacctgtgtagGCGATGGACAGGCTGAGCAGCAGCATCTCCTTGGTGGCCAACAGCTTGCATGCCTGCACTGTGAGGGACAACATGACGACATCGTCAACACTCGCACGGGGGCGTGGCCTAAGCAGAGGGTGGGGGCCAAGGTGGAGGGGCGTGGCCAGAGAAAATGGAATTTGAATTTTGATTACATTTTAAACTACAAATAATCAGTTTAATACGTATGAAATTGTTATTTAGCGTGTTTCACATATTTAAATGGTTTTTAAAGTTATTTCATGTACTATTATCAACTGACTtgctatatgtatatgtgtgtgtatatatatatatacatatataaaaatgtgtgtattttgtatatgtatgtgtgtatatacacatgcacacacataaatacatatatatagatacacacgtgtgtattgtgttatatatatatatatatatatatatatatatatatatatatatatatatatagacacacacacatgcacacatatactatactgtatatataaatacatatatacacgcgtgtgtattttgtatatgtatacacatttacgtacacacacacaacacacacacatatatatatatatatatatatatatatatatatatatatatataaatacatacatacacacacgtgtgtattttgtatatgtatatacatatacatgtatatagacaCCCacaacacatgcacacatacatatatgtattattgttATACTATTacaaacacttaaatctctaaatTACCTTTAAGTgcatctgtcgatataaagtaaaaactttttttttttcatttcatgccatttttgtcaaagaaaaccatgttttttttggcaaaaatatgaaatatttcccaccaaaaaataaatgtcaaagtgaaatacttgatgtgaagtaattggggcGTTAtatatgtcaatcattcataacaacattgattgtattcattattattttttgaggaatggtagttttaaaaaataaaaaaatcgcactaaaataagtattttataaAATGTGTCGCGGGACGaactttggacagccctgcttTAGAGGTTGTTTGTAAAGTTTTCGGAGGAGACATAAAATGTACAcaagttgtacactgactactcatgAAAGACAACAGAAATATTTCAACTTGACAGCGTTTGGAAGAACAACTTCTGCACGTACCGAAAGCGTCCAGAGCTTGCGAGCAGAGGACTGAGCGGGACCACCTGCAGAGATGAAACACACTTTGACCTTTCACCCCACTCCTTCCTGATGGACGCTGGCCACGTCACCATGCCAACCAGAACGgggtacatcatcatcatcattaggtCAGACCTGAGTGTGTCCTCGCTTGACTCGGTCTGCAGCAGCGCCTCCGGTGGCTCGCCAGGAGCGGCGTCAGCATCCGGGTCGGGCTTGCGGATCAGGAAGAAGAGGAAGCAGCCCACCAGGCTGATGACGGTCAGCGAGATGAACACCGTCTGGCGGTCTTTGTCTGCCACGCACAAcaccagtcacacacacacacacacacacacacacactcacacaccacaAGCTGCCTCCTACCTGAGATGTGCTCGTGTCCATGCCAGGCTAAGAAGATGTAGAGGTTTCCAAACAGCAAgctgcgcgcgcacacacacacacacacaattagccAAACATAATCACtgttgtagaccaccacaatgtatcccatggGACACAATGGGTCAGTGTGGCTGCTCCACCTGGTGGGGGTGTGGCTACATGAAAATGTGATgacatcacacacaggtaaagacactaaaataaaagacaaaaacattgaacacacacacactacagtgaAACACAAACAAACGTacacacaacaaaataaaagaCACAAACACCTATGCACACTAAAATAAGACACAattattaaacacacacacacaataaaatgAAACACAAACACACCTACGCACACTAAAATAAAACAATcattaaacacacactcacacactaaaaTGAAACACACAatcattaaacacacacacacacacaaatgaaacaCACAATCATTaatcacacaaacatacacacaaaaaTAGAACACAAACACACCTATGCACACTAAAATAAAACACACAATCATTAAACACACACTAAAATGAAACACACATTCATTAAACACACAAAggtacacacaaaaataaaacacaaacacacctaTGCACACTAAAATAAAACACACAAtcattaaacacacacactcacactaaaattaaatacacaaacatacacacatcaaaataaaacacacaatCATCAAACACACTCAAACGTACACACGTTAAAATGAAACAATCGTACACACACTAAAATAAAACACACAATCATTAAACACACTCCTATACACGCAAAAACACACTAAAATGAAACACACTATCATTAAACACACCAGAATGAAAAACAGAATCAACACACACAAACGTACACTCGCTAAAATGAACacacaatcattaaaaaaacgggaATGAAACACACAATTATTAAACACACACTAATGTACACACACCAAAATAAGATACACAATCAtcaaacacacaaacatatacacactaaaatgaaacacacaataaaatataacacacacccacacacacaaatgaaacaCACAATtattaaacacacacaaatgtacacaCACCAAAATAAGATACACAATCatcaaacacacaaacatacacacactaaAATGAATCACACAATAAAATATAACACAATCATtaaacacccacccacacacacacaaaatgaaaCACACAATTGTTGGACACACACAAACTTACACACACTaattaaaaacacacaataattaaacccacacacaataaaataaaacacaattgtACAAACACCAAAACACTCAattattaaacacacacacacactaaaattaaacacacaaaataaaacaatcattaAACACACAAAATTAAACACAATTGTACACCTACCAAAAAAACCCACACACTCATTAAACACGCACACAATCATTAAACACACAATTGTACACACACCAAAATAAAACACACAGTTGTACACACCAAAATAAAACACACAGTTGTACACACACCAAAATAAAACACACAATTGTACACACCGAAATAAAACACACAGTTGTACACACACCAAAATAAAACACACAATTGTACACACCGAAATAAAACACACAGTTGTACACACACCAAAATAAAACACACAATTGTACACACCGAAATAAAACACACAGTTGTACACAcaccaaaataaaacacaattgtACACACaccgaaataaaacaaacaatcattacacacacacagacacacacctggACTGTAGCAGAGCCCAAAAGAGGCCACTGTTCCTTCCGATGGTTTGTTCGCCAGAGTTGATGGCGAGCACGTTGCCCTGAGCCGTCCACAAGACTGCAAGACACAGAAGGGTCAAAGGTCGCCTGAGGGCTCAGGGACGGCCGCCATACCTGCGGCGCCGATGCCCACCAGCACGGACGCGGTGTAGAAGCTCCAGGTGTACGGGTACACGAACATGGCGATGTAGCCGCTGCAGCGGACGACAAGGACGCTTGTTAGCGCCTCCAAAGGGGCGGGGCTTGTGCGAGCTCACCTGTACAGAAGGCCGCTGAAGAACATGGCGAGCTGCGGTCCGATCACGGCGACCATAGAGGGCGCCAACAGGTTGGACGCGGAGAAAACGCCGTAGATGATGGCCATACTGCGGGGCGGCACCGGCACTCACACGCGGACCGACGCGGCCATATTGGGTGGGCGGAGCTTACCTGGTGTATCCACTGGCGTGGAAGGAGGTGCTGTTGAAGCTCTTGATGACGGTTTGCTGCAGGGATGAAGAGGAGTCAGCGCTCTGGACTCCAGTCACGTGTTCGCCGCCTACCTCGATGTTGCCGCACGTCTGGAAGGCGGTGAAGATGAACATGAAGCCCACGCCGAGGATGACGATGTTCATCAGCTTCTTCCCTTCTGGACTCATTCTGAAGGATGGTCACCACTTCCTGGACGTGAAGTTACCGGAACATCTGAAGAAGAAACATAGAGCTCATTTAGTACGTAAAGCAAAGTGCTGGAAACTTTCATTCATGACGTCATCTCTTTTTCTACGTTCCTAACGagtacttttttttctctttttttttttggtgtttaagCAACTGAAAGTGacgtgaaaaatatttttaaaaaaccaaaaataaacatttatttatttttattatgtcaGGCGAGTCCAGCGACTTACCGAGCAAGGCGGCGGTTCGGCGGCTCGGTTGAGCTTCTTGTTCGTCCGTTCGGACGCAGCTAGCTACTAGCACTTTGTCACCTAAGGACCAGAATCCGACATGACGGAACCAAGCGGGTTCTCCGAAGGTGTTCTCTTGCAGCCGACCTGTCCAAAGCAGACGAGACAGTCATGTGAGGACGTCAGCTGACTAGGACGCTGCCAGCTGTTAGCAGCTAACTGCTAGCGGCGTGTAGCATCAATGCTAGATGTACAAAACATACGTGGACAATGAAGCGTAGCTCGAGCCCATCCACATAGCGTGTAGATttgtttctttttatttttttataaacctttatttatacatttcaacatttacaaacagttgagaaataataatcaaagtaagtacaaaaacagtacaaaacagcgccagggggttgtaaattcaaagtaactaaaatagaatgcaaaatatacatatatatataacaaacaaagtgcaaagtcagaggctcactcaatttcagtaaataacttcaatttggagcacagcataatcgttttcacagctttttggttgttagaggtagagagtgttttaacgtaagagttctaattcttttttaaaggcacaaaaaacaggtcgggtattgagaaacttacatttatgaatataaaacttagccaatagtataatgaggttgcaaatgtaaaattaattttcaaatgttttttcatactgtgtaaatccaaatagcacacctTTAAAACAAAAGCACAAATGTGTCATGAATATTTAGATTTGTTGCTTTAACCGAGCCCTTCTACTTCCGGGTTGTTTTAACTATCACATGACTGATTAATAAACATGTATCTACACTCCAGCTCGAGATTCTGAACGTTTAAACACAGACTCACACAATACCATCCTTTTATTCTACACAATGACGAATATTCTGCAGTaaattaattaatacaattaatacaatttaattgtaaaataagttttaggacggtttgcaattttttttttgtgatatatatttttttcaaaccataaaatataacaagaacacgacATAGTCAATAAATGGGAATACAAAAAAGGCGATTAGTTTATCTGAAtattattttgaaatacaaaaaaataagattGAAAAAATGGACGATAACACAGAGCAaaaacaatgtgtttttttttttaccggccGACACCAGAACCGTAAGTTTTTTATTTCAAGCCAAGATAAAGTAATGTAGTGTCGCATCTTATATTGTTGTGCATGTAAATACACACAACATAcacgtatataaatatacacaacaCCACAGTATTGTTTCCAATCTTGAAATAACAACTTCCGGTTTTGGCGttggaacattttaaaaatatctgTTTTTCGTTTCTATTGAatggtgatttttatttttgttatataaaatataaaatgccCTTTTAATTCCTTCACCGTTTTCCACACCTATAGTTATTGCTTTTCGACACGACAAAAGAAGAGTGTCAAAAGAGTGAGACGAAACCAACTTGTCTCCACATCCGTGGCTTAATAGTGCAAACATAACCCACAGGATACGTCCCGTCAAAacccgtccgactggaactctctaacaaTAAGTAAAGTTCCCTGGGTGacatatgtaaacccactacaaacCCATTGtttttgtactgtatttttttgtatatcaAATTTCAGTAAACCAATGTTTTTTCAATTCCCATGCATTAAATTATAATACTATGACCAAGACATACATTTCAGCTAAGTTAGGTGAGGTCATCAATTGATTGGTTATGACTTTTTGAGCATACACAAAGGTAACAATGAGAATACATGTCAGAGAAGACATAGAAGCATATGGATCTTCAGGGTGTGAGGTAAGTACATGACATTATTGATTCAAATAGATCCAGAAAGAACAGGTGAGGACTGATGTCAAGTGGACATTTTAAACATACGTTTGAAATATTTTCACTGTTCTGTCAGGTTTCAGTTTTGACTATAAGattgtatttaatgttttatttatccGTCAGGTTGCATATATGCCCCCCGATGTTGAAAATTAATTTTTACGTCCTTATGGTCTTTgcatgcaaaataataaaaaaatggatACAATGAGCACGTGCAGTTTAAACAAGTAAACGAGACCATAAATCACTCCAAAACATTTCCCTTGTAGCAAACGTTAATTGCTCTTTCTTTCTGCTTGTGCGTATCCTAAAGCTTTGCAGAAGATGGCGGATCACCAAGATTGAACATAATTAGCTTAAGCGTCCTCTAAGATAcatctaagacagtggttcttaaccttgttggaggtaccgaaccccaccagtttcatatgcgcattcaccgaacccttctttagtgaaaaataaaatgtttttttttttcaaattcaagacaaagttatatgttttttttactggtgcacaaaatgaaccgcgcatgggcatcaccttgttcaaagaacaaaaccaacacagcatgaactcacaacaaaggacacacctgcaaatcagatggaaattaaagggaacatttgggggtatccataatatacggagcccctaaagggacatgggggatttttttttagatatatatatctcgtgcgcacgagaaactttttataaataaaaaaaaaaaatatatatttttttttcgtgcacgagaaagtttctcgtgcgcacgagaaagcattggatggtGCGcgtggtttgaggtgtgtgtgaaaatggcagttcaatatattatattatattatatatacacatataaattatatgggtagatatttgctccaaaaagggtatttctacaagtaaacagtacagtaggtacttgatttatatacagtatatgtaatgctAATAAGAGTATTCTAGTAGAATATGCAGGGATAAGATGTGTCAAAATATTActagaaatacatttttggcagcaacaaagtggccatttgggtagatatttgctctaaaaatggtatttcaacaagtaaacagtacagtaggtagttgatgttgatatatgtaatgctcataagcgTATTCTAGTagaatgcgcgtgtgtaaatatgcgatgtgtaaatatcaaaatattacgtcgaatcacttttgtcaggcaatattacatttaatgacaattttacataaatgaatacatccaaacactttatacatatttattatgtgcaggaagaaataacagttacaattgtgtgtgtatcttccaaacaagaaagaagttttatcacatcaacatcggactaacaggcacaccccgcttcgctgcaggtccacaA
This genomic interval from Entelurus aequoreus isolate RoL-2023_Sb linkage group LG06, RoL_Eaeq_v1.1, whole genome shotgun sequence contains the following:
- the mfsd11 gene encoding UNC93-like protein MFSD11; protein product: MSPEGKKLMNIVILGVGFMFIFTAFQTCGNIEQTVIKSFNSTSFHASGYTSMAIIYGVFSASNLLAPSMVAVIGPQLAMFFSGLLYSGYIAMFVYPYTWSFYTASVLVGIGAAVLWTAQGNVLAINSGEQTIGRNSGLFWALLQSSLLFGNLYIFLAWHGHEHISDKDRQTVFISLTVISLVGCFLFFLIRKPDPDADAAPGEPPEALLQTESSEDTLRWSRSVLCSQALDAFVQACKLLATKEMLLLSLSIAYTGLELTFYSGVYGTCVGAMTRFGQDAKSLIGISGICIGLGEILGGGVFGLLDKCNRFGRSPVVLLGLVTHYVAFYLIFLNIANDAPLAPESGTDLRAFLEPSVGVALLCSFLLGFGDSCFNTQLLSIIGFTFRDNSAPAFAIFKFIQSVLAALAFFYSNFLLLHWQLLILVVVGFLGTLTFFSAERHARSTCRDSDYDSI